The genomic region TATTGGTAGTCCAGTAGATCCTCTTATAAGTCACTCtgtctgttttgttggttgtttcaGTGTTGGAAAAGTATTTGGTCGCAACTTTTGGAATTCTATGACGAGTGGCAGCTTATCACTATATAATCTGTTATCTATGTCAAAGGTATGAAGATGAGCCagggtttccaggagcaaaggccAAAATCAATGGTGCTGCATCCCCTGGTGGAAGAATCAGTATAGCCTCCTGAATTGGGGAATTTATTTGACCCAttgagaattattttattttgagattGGCAAAAGTCAATTAGTAGCTTACCTCCTTTATTAGTCTTGGTGTCTCTGATGTTTCCTTGGTTGTACAGTTGTTACTTTCCTCTTCCTGGGCTGAATGCGAGGCAGCATCAAGGCCTATTCTAGCATTTAGATCGCCCATTATAAGGAAAAGATTGTTTGGAATTTTCAGCTCCATAGTGTTGATATAGTCTGTGAGTTGATTCCATTGCATATTAAGGTCAATGTCCGAATCTGTTGGAGGTAGATAGGTTTTATTAGTAATAGTGATTTACTGTTCAGGGTCATCAGGATGGCCTGTGCAATTGGGTTGCAGGCTCTTGATATTGCAAAGAGGCATTTAATGTTTCCTTGATCAGGAAACAAAGGCCCGCCTGATGTCTGCCTTTTCTCTTGTTTTTGAAGCCTGGTAAGTGATAGGAGAGATAGCCTTTTAGTTTTGGGGCTTCAGCTGCCCATGTTTCTTGGAGTAGAATGCAGTCGAATTTAGCTAGATAGTCTATTAGGTCATTGTCTCCtttttttgaattccatccagcAATATTCCATGCCAATATTTTGATACTTAAATTCGAGGATGTAGATCGGGAGCCTAGTCAATCTAGCTGTTCCAGTCTATTCAAGCTATCACCCCTATCCTGGAATACACAGTTGTTTGTTCTTTTTTCGCTGGAAATCCTGTGACTTTCAGATGTACTATTTTTCTGTGACTTTCAGATGTACTATTCTTGTACTATTTTTAAGCTGCCAAAATTGCAGGCGTTCTGAAATCATAAGTATAATTTGATGTACGTATACATCATGTGAACAATGTATTGAATCTGGATGTTAGTTATTCAATATAATAATGCATGGAGAATAGCATGAACATGATGTTTACGATTCAGTACATTGTTCACATGATGTATACGTTCATCATGTTGTACTTATGATTTCAGAACACCTGCAATTTTGGCAGCTTAAAAATAGTACAAGAAGGAACAGAGCTTCATTGATGTTGGATCTATGCCCATATGGCAtatatgccatgctggcaggggctgatgggaattgtagtccataacatcgggagtgccaaaggttcaccaccactggcatatatggACTGTACCCACACAGTACAGTCCTTCAGATAAGAGTTCCATcgggtttaatttttttcccttttttctcaaCGGTGCTGGAGGTTACCCAAGAAAGGGTTCTATTATCTAATTCACTTTGTTTAAAACTGATTACTTTTGGAAGATTTCCCACCAAGAGCTCTTCTGCTTTGGAATGGACGTTACCTACCATGAACTGTTTTTATGAATGAATTGATTAATGAATgctttgatgaagaagaagagtttggatttatatccccccttctctcctgtaggagactcaaaggggctgacaatctccttgcccttcccccctcacaacaaacaccctgtgaggtaggtggggctgagagagctccgtagagctgtgactagcccaaggtcacccagctggcgtgtgtgggagtgcacaggctaacctgaattccccagataagcctccacaactcaagcggcagagctgggaatcaaacccagttcctccagatcagaacgcacctgctcttagccactacgccactgctgctccctgatgtGAATGAATTGAATTCTACTGGCCATAACACTCCAGTGACGGAGTATTATTTATGTTTTGTCAGGTGTTTCAACCGTGATAATATTATTTGTTGCTTCTAATTACCTTTATTCATGATTGTATAATTGGCTTACAAGTGCTTGTCGCAACATATTTACAGAATGACTTCCGGATTTACGTGTTCATAACATTGTATTGCCAGAGGCCTGTGTGTGTCACGTGACGGTGTCCGCTGGCTCCCTGGAACCCCAAGTCAATTCTTTCACATTTTGACAACTGGGAACCCCGTTCACgattatatatttattgattttatttctatccttacgagcagacctgggcattatacggcccgcgggccacatccggcccgctggatgaccctgactggcccccctgccttgctggggagcgaggcacctttgaaagccccgcagaagccggttgccttggctgccggctgcggggctttcaaaagcgcctcgcccccctgccttttggcccggccctccacaatattttctgtttcttatgcagccccatggaaaaaataattgcccacccctgtcttaGAGAATCACACAGTGGTGTTTCTGTTTCTGGATCCAGAAGGCTCACAGTCTTTCAGCACAGAGCTCAAAGTGGTGACCACAGCGATCCTTTCTCACACGCCGGCCTAGTTTCCTGGGGCCCATGGATTTAGACGATGACGCAAAATGGTTGGAGTGGGTAGCCAAGCAGTTTGAGACAATTGCTGGCGACGGTCAAGGAATCGACTCGGAAGAATTCAAAATGGCTCTCAAGGTGAAGGAGGCGAGTgtcactggggaggggaggaagccaaCTCAGGGAGTGGGGCCGGCGCATCTCTGTCAGAGCCCCTGCACCAAAGGAGGAAACCCGGGGGCTTTGGGTGCTGAGTGGTCAGAGGAAACAGCTGAGAAAGGGAGGGTGCCCAAGGGGAGAAAAGGCAGTTATGAGGGGGGGGGAGCGTTGAAGGGAAGAGATGGCCttcagtgaggggggggggtagctcaGGGGTGGACTGACCGAGAGGCAAGCTGATCTGAGTGGCATCTGCAGAACTGGGGAGAAGTGTGGGAGGGACCCttctgggctgtggctcagctcaGTTCTGGCCCCCAGAGACCCTTCTGGGTAGCAGGCAGCAGTTGGGTAAGCAAGGGAGCActggggggggctggggggacaGTGAGCTGCAAGAGACCCCTCAAGGAAGTACGTCTGGATGGCGGGGATGAGCTGTCATGTCCTGGTTGGGATAATCAGTCAAGTCTTTGCCTGCAAGTCGAGTCGTGTCagaatttgggactctttagtttggagaggagacgtctgaggggggataggattgaagtctataaaattatgcatggggtagaaaatgttgacagagagaaatttttctctctttctcacaatactagaaccagggggcatacattgaaaatgctggagggaagaattaggactaataaaaggaaacacttcttcacgcaacgtgtgattggtgtttggaatatgcggccacaggaggtggtgatggccactcacctggatagctttaaaaggggcttggacagatttatggaggagaagtcaatctatggctaccaatcttgatcctccttgatctgagattgcaaatgcctgagcagaccaggtgctccagagaagcagcagcagcagaaggccattgctttcacctcctgcaggtgagctcccaaaggcacctggtgggccactgcgagtagcagagagctggactagatggactctggtctgatccagctggcttgttcttatgttcttatgttcttaatttagcCCTTTCCTTTCCTGCCAGCGTTCACTGAAGTACAGAGCAGTGAGAATGGCAAGAAGCCTCTCGGTTGACGTggccaacattccccccccccccccattttcctccAGTCCTTTTTCGCTGAGCGGTTCTTTGCTTTGTTCGATGCCGACGGGAGCGGCACCATCACTTCGGATGAACTCCTGGAGGCCTTGAAAATGCTGACCCGTGGATCTGAAACGGACAAGCTGCGGTTCCTGTTCCAGGTTTATGATGTGGACGGTAAAATTCCAAACTGTGTATCGGCTTTCTTTGTAATTTATCAAAACAGAATTTTATTTTGCAGGGCCTTTTCCTTGTGCCTGTTACTAGCGCAGCAAGATAACCACCTGGGGTTCTCTGGATGCGGCATGCCAGCCTGGAATAGTTGGGCTGTTGCGGCCTTATGCTATAACAGCTGTACaggacaggcagaaattcaagcaatataggttgtggtgggctttccaggctgtgtggccgtggcctagtagatcttgttccacgtgccagccacagatgcaggcgaaacgttaggaacaagatctaccagaccacagccacacagcccggaaagcccaccgcaaccagttgagtccgaccatgaaaacctttgacagtacatCAAGCAATACAGTTTTGGGGTCTCTGCTGGATCTCATTTTGGCCCTAGGGCCAGCATCCCACTTGGCTTCAAGCCATGGTATCCTAAAAAAAATTCATATAATAGAGATTATTCATATAATAGAGattattatataaattatataatagAGATTATGGCAGCCGTGGACTTATTTAGTGGGCTCCTATTCAACTACTAAcatctgcttggcttctgagctCTGAAAAGGTCAGTCtagcggccatgctggcaggggctgatgggacttgtagtccatgaacatctggagagccgcaggttgcagacccctggtctagcctgaGCCATCCCGGTTACGGCATTGAAGACCTCTGAGCGAAGGGAAGGTCCCTGCCGCTTTAATAGTTGGTTTGTTTCTATTGTCATCTGgaatgtatgtgtgtgagagcagGTCTGAAACGTTTAAATTAATACAATGAAGCCCTACAGACAAGTTTCGGTTCTTTCCTCAATTCTgcaccaccattttgtgttctgcttCACACACAactgggagaatcaggtagacttcctttccttctggacaattctgacaatgaaacttgtgaatgggtagcacgatttttactggaggtgatgcacaatcaatcatttatattctatcttaaacctttgtatttgtgtagcttttatctcaggttttttattgtgttatgattattgttatgccaaataaaggcttattattattatattattattatacaattGGCTTTTAGCAACCAGTTTCTCGGCCAGTTCAGCAGTTAAGCGACTCGACATCAGCGAGGCCTCGAGTTTGTTCTCTTGCAGTTTATCCCTCCCGTGTCGACAGCAGAGCCTCTTTCGTTGCAGGCAGCGGATCCATAGACTCTGGTGAGCTGCGCACGGTCTTAAAATGGTGCCTGAAAGAGAGCTCCATCTCCTTGCCAGAAGGGAAGCTAGATGACCTCACCGGGGCCCTTTTTGAATCAGCTGATACTGACAACAGTGGATCCATCACCTTTGAAGAACTCAGGAGGGAACTGGAGTGCTTTCCAGAGGTCATGGAGAACTTAACAATAAGGTATTTCCTGTAGGacagaggtgtcaaacatgcgACCCGGGGCCCAAATCTGGCCCCttaagagggcttatcaggcccaccaatcagctgaggcaaacccccccccccccactaccgaTCTGGCCTCGCAAGCCCGCTGTAGGCTTCTCAGTTCAGGCACCCACCCACTCTGTTCCTGATCTAGCCTGGCAAGCCACCCTCCCGTGGGCTGgccaccactccctcccccagtgctgaggCTACTGTGGACTCACCGGCtgaggcagccccctccccctgccccagttcTTCCCCCGTGGGCTCTTCAGCCAAGGTGCCCACCCTCTCAGTGCCAGTCTGGGCTGGTGAGTCCGCTTGAGGACATTCACGTGTTGCCCTTGGGTAAGCATTTTTTGGGAAAGTCCCAAAACAACATAGTtcggatcttttttttttttcctgtggagactttgatccagaggtgggatccagcaggttctcacaggttcccgagagtaggttactaagtatttgtgtgtgccgggagggagttactaatgggtgattttgccacgtgatttttgccttagttacgcccctcctctcagcagtagcgcccagaacttgaagcagtctagcaggaggtgcaccggcgtgtgtggcagcctgcgcctgcgtgcatttgtttcctgcccaaggaccggcgcagcggctgtgtccttgccacagccccgcccaggaatgccccgcccccagaatgcccagccacgcccccgttgtgccccgcccagccccattggtgctacgccgcagtttgaatcccaccaggggaacctgttactaaaatttttggatcccaccactgctttgatcCAGTTGGGTAGTTTATCCTCCCTGGAAAATCTTAAATGGAATGGTAAGCTGTTGTTCCAAAAGCAGAAATATCCATCCACTCACCAGACCAACCCACCTACTCTCCCATGGGACACCATTCGGGGGATAGCTACACAGCATCACAGTGCCTGCAGAACAATCGCTGTAGATAACTCATGCTAGTAAGCCATGCCggaacatttttttctctgaCCTTCCTGCCAGTTCACCCGCCAGTCTGCTGTAGGAAATACAtcatgccagaggcgtagctgggccaaactgcgcccggtgcacagtgtgtttcttccgccccccctccacaccccccccccgtggcaccccccccttcccacacttactttagttccttttcttttttccagtactttttcaggctgaaaaaagcggcctcttgaCAGTTCAGACtcaaactgcctgaggaactatacttcccaggagaccttgtgagccccaaggtctcctgggaactgtagttccttaggccgtttttgagcctgaactgtgaagaggccgcttttttcatcctgaaaaagtactgggaaaagaaaaggaactaaggtaagtgtgggaagggggtgcaaggaaaagggggaggggccgggggatgATTTTACAGCCCCCCGGTGTGCGCTCGGTGCAcaacacacaccccgtccccttgctGCTCCGCCACTGCGTCATACCTTCCAGCTGTTTCCATTCATCAGAAGAAAGGCTTGCAGCAAATTGCTGCCAACTTTcaaatgaagtcttgttataagtaAATTGTGTCCAAAATTGCAAACATTGCAAAAGTACCGCAAGGTATCTGAAAAACAGACCCTAACAACTCAGACAAAAATCCTCTGCAGTACAAAACATCCGCTGAGCTAACAGGAACCCGGGTGTGCCCTGGCTTCAAACAAGCTTCAGGGCTAGTGGAACATTGTActaaattttaataatgctgcattttaatggggagggtttatacatatatatttttagagcctgtattaactaaTATTTGACAGATTTAATCTATATGCACTCTATTTATACGcagttcactgccctgagccctttgggggagggcggtctataaacctaataaataataataataataataataataataataataataataataataataataataataataataataataataataatgctctgcacgcattattcgtcgatacatcacacagtcctagatgcttgggaagtgtccgacgtgtgatgtaatacaaaatccagcatattgatcttgtttgctgtgtataactgttttgtataataataataataataataataataataatagtagtagtagtagtagtagtagtagtagtaataataataataataataatacacgatacgaggatttaaggattgaactacaaagactctggcacaaaccagtacaggtggtcccagtggtgatctgcacactgggtgcagtgcctaaagatcttgaacggcacttaaaaacaattggcgctgacaaaatcaccatatgtcagctgcaaaaggccaccctactcggctctgcacgcattattcgtcgatacatcacacagtcctagatgcttgggaagtatccgacgtgtgatgtaatacaaaatccagcatattgatcttgtttgctgtgtataactgttttgtaataataataataataataatacattccataagtctgtgcttccaaaatgcacAAAAGTTTGTTGGAACGGCAATGATTCGAAACCGTGAGGGACTGCAGCCTGCTCTGACAACTCTGCTGCTGCAAAAAATGTCCTTGGATGTTTCGTGCTGTCTTCTCTTGCAGTGCTGCAAGCTGGCTGAAGCCCCCCCGAGTTCCACGGAAGGGTGGCAGGCCACGCTACCTGAGCGCAGCCTACTGgcagaacaacagcagcagcctcGCTTTCCTGGGGAGCTACGGGTGTGTGAACATCCTCCTCTTCACCTTGGCAGCACTGAGGCATGCTGGATCTGGCGCCTGGATGATGCTGGCCAAAGGCTGCGGGCAGAGCTTGAACTTCAACTGCACGTTCATAGTGGTGAGTAGAGCAGCATATGCAGCAAACACCAATGTGTAAAACTAGACACAGCGTAGGAACTAGTCCTTACAAGGGAGAGCAACGCTCAGAACCGTTCTGAGTCCAAAGTttcctgcataagaacataagaacataagaacaagccagctggatcagaccagagtccatctagtccagctgtctgctactcgcagtggcccaccaggtgcctttgggagctcacgtgcaggaggtgaaagcaagggccttctgcagctgttgctcccgagcacctggactgttaaggcatttgcaatctcagatcaaggaggatcaagattggtagccataaatcgacttctccataaatctgtccaagccccttttaaagctatcctggttagtggccatcactacatcactGCATCATCCTTCCGTGTGTTTTCCCGTGCTTTCTTAAGGTCGGTCGTACTTGATCTCACCTGTGTGGTTGATaaggaaagcaaaaaaacagGGCGATGGATATTTCAACTATCCAGGCCTTGTTTTGGATGTTATCTGGCTAGACTTTCACAAACAAGGCAAGATGCTGCTGGCCACACACACAATACCACGCCCGTTCCCTCTGTGTTTGTTTCTGGGAACTGGTAAGAAGAtagaggcttccccccccccccaccacgtaCATGCACTCGCACACCAAGGACTCTTGTccccctagccccgtggtggcgaacctatggcacgggtgccagaggtggcactcagagccctctctatgggcatgcgcaaacagagtcgcctccacccccacaactaggctggcctgggctgctgggctcgattattagcattaaacctaagacctagttttggggaatcagtgtaggtaaccctgttaaaccccactgattttcatgccaagaactaaagcacgatcctttacctgggagtaagctcatttgctggcagtggggcttgcttctgagtaaacgctcctagggtcgtgattcacccattggaagagttgcacagttgcttcaaagcaaagccaccgactaccaccaagcttactcctgagtaactcacacctcggagccaaccattttttctaaactaaaacctcaatattcaggttaaattgccatgttggcactgcaataaataagtgggttttgggttgcaatttgggcactcggtctcgaaaaggttcgccatcacttcccTAGCCAAATACCCGATTCCTCGAGAGGGCTGTTTCCCTCATACTAGTAAGCCATGCCTGTTCTGCTATGATTCACTTTCCCTTGAAGGTGCTGATGTTACGTCGATGTCTAACGTGGCTAAGGGCCACCTGGGCCGCTGGGGTGCTGCCTCTGGACCAGAGTGTGACTTTGCACCAGCTGGTGGGCTACGTTGTGGTGGCTCTGGCCACCATTCACACTGGGGCTCATGTGGTCAACTTTGGTGAGCATCAATTTCTGGACCTTTTCTTCAAAAAAATAATTGCTGTTCGTTTTACATCTAAAGCTAGggattaccgtgtttccctgaaaataagaccgtgtcttatattaatttttgctcccaaagatgcgctgtcttattttcaggggatgtcttgtttttctgtgttctgtttgttgggcatgcttccaaacaaaaactttgctacgtcttactttcgggggatgccttatatttcgcacttcagcaaaacctctactatgtcttattttcaggggatttcttatattcggggaaacagggtagttggttGGATGCGTGTTTCAGATCTTCAGAATAAATTGCACATAGTTTAACAATAACTGAGAAATTATGAGTTAACTTATACAGACAACACTTGCTATAGTATTAAGTCACAACTTGATGACAAAATGTAAAAATACGAATACATAATGACAATTCAGGATAAGTGAATTTTATTTTAGCATACTAGTTATATAAGTTATAATTACCAAGCTCGCTAAATAAGCGACACAATGTTCAAGGAGAAGTCCATTCACTAGGGTGTGGGATTGAAGGTTCACCCCTATAAATCTATTCTACCCTTTTCCACAAGCTTTATTCTCTCTCCATTCTTTTCTagtttacttttttctttcctttctataTACCTAATATGTTAGTCTCACCTTTCATAAACATTGTAAATAACATATACTTTGTTAAGGGATCGAAATGAGATTCttagaaaagggagatataagaaTAAGAAAGGACTAGGAATCATATGTTATATCTTCAGTGTTATTGAATGTTGCCATGAGATATGATCCCAATAACAGTAATGTTGTATTtaccattattattttattgttatactttttgttgaaaattaaataaatgattttttaaaaaaagaataaattgcACATAGTATGAGCATGACGGTAAAGGAAATTGGGTCATAAGGCTGCATGGAGTTGCAGGTTCTCTTCTTCCCAGCCAGCTCAAGCATCCAAGTTCAGATTGCAACATGGAATGTTCTTCCTGAAAAGCCGCCTGGATTGACTCCTCTGGTTTTCCTTTCCCTGTAGTGAGAATGTCTCAGGCCAAAGACAGCTATTGCCTTTGGGAATACCTGCTCACGACCCGCCCCGGGATTGGCTGGGTCTATGGCACCGCCTCTCTCTCaggactcttcctccagctgctcGTGGCTCTGCTGTTTGTCTGCTCCTGCCCCTTCGTCCGCAAGGGGGGCCACTTTGAGGTATGGGGGACCAGCCTCTTTGGTTACTTTGCTTGCTTTCTGAGGAGCACCCAAAGGAAAGAGATGccggaaccagaggtgggatccagcaggttctcacaggttcccgagagtaggttgctaattatttgtgtgtgccaagagggggttactgattggtgattttgtcacatgatttttgccttagttacgcccctcctctcagcagtagagcgcagaacttgaagcagtctagcaggaggtgcactgccgtgcatggcagcctgcgcctgtgtgcattcgtttcccgcccaaggaccggcgcagtggctgcgtccttgccacagccctgcccaggaatgccgcccggaatgcccggccacgcccccgtcgtcgtgcccccacccagccccattggcgctacgccacagtttgaatcccaccaccatgggaacctgttactaaaatttttggatcccaccactggccggaaCCCACATGTAATAGTTAGCTCCAAAGCTTGTCTTCAGTGCCCCgggattatttatttctttaagacATTTTAATGCTACCTTTCCACTTGATCAGGGTCCCCGAGGTGGCAAACAtgaaaagcattaaaacatttgagcaactcaaaaaatgcagttaaaatgataaaataattcaataaaaacacacaaacaatatCAGGATTAGAGAGGAGGGCTAGTGACCATTATTAGGGTATTCCAGACCCCAAAAAAAGGTCTTCGCTCACTGGTGAAAGACATCAATAGAAGGAGACTGATAAATCTGCAAGAGGAGGGAGTTCTGAAGTGTTGGGGCCATGATG from Sphaerodactylus townsendi isolate TG3544 linkage group LG17, MPM_Stown_v2.3, whole genome shotgun sequence harbors:
- the NOX5 gene encoding LOW QUALITY PROTEIN: NADPH oxidase 5 (The sequence of the model RefSeq protein was modified relative to this genomic sequence to represent the inferred CDS: substituted 1 base at 1 genomic stop codon); this encodes MDLDDDAKWLEWVAKQFETIAGDGQGIDSEEFKMALKVKEASSFFAERFFALFDADGSGTITSDELLEALKMLTRGSETDKLRFLFQVYDVDVCSLAVYPSRVDSRASFVAGSGSIDSGELRTVLKWCLKESSISLPEGKLDDLTGALFESADTDNSGSITFEELRRELECFPEVMENLTIRCLGSVRRVMXYKIQHIDLGGRPRYLSAAYWQNNSSSLAFLGSYGCVNILLFTLAALRHAGSGAWMMLAKGCGQSLNFNCTFIVVLMLRRCLTWLRATWAAGVLPLDQSVTLHQLVGYVVVALATIHTGAHVVNFVRMSQAKDSYCLWEYLLTTRPGIGWVYGTASLSGLFLQLLVALLFVCSCPFVRKGGHFEVFYWTHLSYVFIWALLIVHGPNFWKWFVVPGFLFLVEKMVGVALMHARGLHIVEINLLPSEVTHLVIERPPFFHYKPGDYIYLNIPVIAKYEWHPFTISSAPEQPGTVWLHIRSQGQWTNRLYEYFSRQRELSDSNPDWLARNHRDKGWSQKCLQVSGKPDDHQRRCNVKCYVDGPYGTPTRRIFTSEQAVLIGAGIGITPFASLLQSIMYRYRRRQQTSSGQCHLEVESRKNEEMKLQKVDFIWINRDQKSFEWFVSLLTQLEMEQAEADPAGCFLEMHLFMTSALRKNDVKAVGLQMALDLLAQKEKRDAITGLKTRTQPGRPNWNQIFRKLAQERRGKVHVFFCGSPALAKVVRGHCEQFGFRFFKEHF